The genomic segment AGAACGTCTCCAGGCATTTCGAGTGGCACGCCGCGAAGGTCACGCGCATCGAGACCGCGCGTGTGGCGGTGACCCCGCGAGATGTGAAGGATCTGCTGACGCTGTACGGCGTCGGTGATCAGGACTATCGCGAGGCGCTGGTCGAACTGGCCCGGCTGTCCCGCGAGCGCACGTGGTGGACGGACTACCGGGACATCATGCGGCCCGGCAACTTCGTGGGCCTGGAAGCGGCCGCCGCCTCGATGCGGGCCTGGGAACCGATCATCGTGCCCGGTCTGCTGCAGACCGAGGCGTACATGCGTGCGCTCATCCGGACGGGTCGCTCGAACGAGTCACCACAGCAGACGGACCGCCGCGTCTCGCTGCGACTCACCCGTCAGGTGCGCCTGCGCGGCGAGCGTCCGCTCGAGCTGACCGCCATCATCGACGAATCGGTGGTGCGCCGGATAGTGGGCGGTGACGAGGTGATGAACGAACAGCTTCGGCACCTTATCGAGGTTGCTCAATTACCCAATGTGATGCTGCAGATTCTCCCCTTCAGCGCCGGCGAACACACGTTCCTCGGCGGTTCAGCAGCGCTTTTGGAGTTCCGGGAGACCACCCATTTGGATGTTGTCTATCTTGAAGGTCTTGCGGGAGACTACTACGAAGAGCAACCGGCCGAGGTTGTTCGCTACCGGCAAGAGTTCGAGCGTTTGAGTGCCAGGGCGCTCGACCACCGGATGACCATCAAGATGATTGAGAGCCTGCTCGTCGCGTAGTGCTCTCGAGAGACAACCGCATAATGAAGGGGGGTGCTTGAGTTGCTCACGCACCAGCAAAACGCTGCTGTTCTCACCGGCGCGGTCTGGAAGAAGGCCAGCCGCAGCAACGGTAACGGTGGAAACAACTGTGTCGAGGTCGCGTTCCTCGACCAGGGCGTCGCTGTCCGGGACAGCAAGGACCGCTCCGGTCCCGCGCTGCTGTTCACCACGGCGGAATGGGCCGCGTTCGTCGGCTCCGCCAAGGACGGCGAGTTCGACCTCGACGCGAACTGAACTCTATCGATAAGCACGCGCCGTTGGGAAGTGCTCACTGAAAGTTTACTTCCTGAAGGCACGTGCTTTCCGGGGTGCCGTGGCTTCGATCACCGGGAGTTGCGGCACCCGCACTTAGAATCACCATTCTCACCCATTACGGTGACGTTTGTGCGACGCGTTCCCACCATTTCGCGGCGACCAGTTCGGCCACCAGCGTTTCGGTCGTCAGGCGTACGTCGGGAACGTCGTCGTGCCGAAAGCGAACCGTTCCCGCGGCGCCCGGCACATCGGCCCCGACGGATACCACGGTGGACTTCCGGGAACGCATCCACTCGAGCGCCTGCTCGTCGTAACGCGAACCCGGGAAAAGCAGCGCACGATAGCGCAGCGTCTTCGTCAGATACACGTCCACATGGGCCCAGTCGCCCGTCTCGCAACCGTCGGCCGCCCGGCGCGGCCCCTCCCGGACCATGAGCGCCGACTGCAGCGCCGACGAGACCCGATCCACCGGCGCGATCGCGTAGACACCGTCCCCGCCGTCCAGCAACTCGTCGACCGCGGGCAGCCACTCGTCCCGGCGCTCCAGCAGATCCTCGGTCGCCTCGGCCGTGCGCTCGGCCAGCCGTCCGGTGGCCGCGGTGTCCCCGCCGGTCAGCTGCCGGATCAGCGCATCGAGCAGCAGCAACGTGTGCTGGAAGGAGCGGCAGGCCACGCCGCCCGCCTCGACGCCGGCGTGCATCGGGACCACTGTGGTCGCACCCTTGGCCAACGGCGAATCGGCCACGTT from the Paractinoplanes abujensis genome contains:
- a CDS encoding SIS domain-containing protein, whose amino-acid sequence is MIRLHPALFLADLEAKPAALRALAGHLAGGNPWAGLGTTGGNPWAGLGTTGGNPWAGLGTPGRVTFVGMGSSRYAALVAARRLRLRGVDASAEYASDVLPALPGPLIAISASGTSRETLDAVAGRDYVAVTNVADSPLAKGATTVVPMHAGVEAGGVACRSFQHTLLLLDALIRQLTGGDTAATGRLAERTAEATEDLLERRDEWLPAVDELLDGGDGVYAIAPVDRVSSALQSALMVREGPRRAADGCETGDWAHVDVYLTKTLRYRALLFPGSRYDEQALEWMRSRKSTVVSVGADVPGAAGTVRFRHDDVPDVRLTTETLVAELVAAKWWERVAQTSP
- a CDS encoding helix-turn-helix domain-containing protein; translation: MSVDEGPTLRRRRLGAELKRCREAAGLTQENVSRHFEWHAAKVTRIETARVAVTPRDVKDLLTLYGVGDQDYREALVELARLSRERTWWTDYRDIMRPGNFVGLEAAAASMRAWEPIIVPGLLQTEAYMRALIRTGRSNESPQQTDRRVSLRLTRQVRLRGERPLELTAIIDESVVRRIVGGDEVMNEQLRHLIEVAQLPNVMLQILPFSAGEHTFLGGSAALLEFRETTHLDVVYLEGLAGDYYEEQPAEVVRYRQEFERLSARALDHRMTIKMIESLLVA
- a CDS encoding DUF397 domain-containing protein; this translates as MLELLTHQQNAAVLTGAVWKKASRSNGNGGNNCVEVAFLDQGVAVRDSKDRSGPALLFTTAEWAAFVGSAKDGEFDLDAN